A window from Herbaspirillum sp. meg3 encodes these proteins:
- the uvrA gene encoding excinuclease ABC subunit UvrA: protein MEEIRIRGARTHNLKNISLDLPRNKLIVITGLSGSGKSSLAFDTLYAEGQRRYVESLSSYARQFLQLMEKPDVDMIEGLSPAISIEQKATSHNPRSTVGTVTEIHDYLRLLYARVGTPYCPDHPENPLAAQSVSQMVDAVLAMPEDTKLMILAPVVANRKGEHVDLFEQMQAHGFVRFRIQSGTGTAKVYEIDDLPKLKKTEKHTIDVVIDRVKVKDEIKQRLAESFETALRIAEGRAIALEMDTGKEHLYSNKFACPVCGYSLQELEPRLFSFNNPMGACPECDGLGHIEFFDPKRIVAFPNLSLASGAIKGWDRRNQFYFQMLSNLAAFYEFDIDIPFEQLPEKAQQVILYGSGRQTVPFTYVNERGRTVIKEHTFEGVVVNLQRRYRETDSMAVKEELAKFINEKECPSCQGARLRVEARFVKIGTGRQQRAIYEVAATPLRETLSFFENLKLTGAKKEIADRIIKEIISRLTFLNNVGLDYLSLERSADTLSGGEAQRIRLASQIGSGLTGVMYVLDEPSIGLHQRDNDRLIGTLKHLRDIGNSVLVVEHDEDAIRTADYVVDMGLGAGVHGGDIIAQGTLEDILKSKKSLTAKYLNGSLEISVPKKRTPSDPERQLTITGATGNNLKNVSFDLPVGLLTCVTGVSGSGKSTLVNDTLYLAASRHLYGSQTEPAEHESISGLEHFDKVISVDQAPIGRTPRSNPATYTGLFTPIRDLFATVPAAKERGYSAGRFSFNVKGGRCESCQGDGVIKVEMHFLPDVYVPCDVCHGKRYNRETLEVQYKGKNITEILEMTVEDAHTFFLPVPLIARKLQTLLDVGLGYIKLGQSATTLSGGEAQRVKLSLELSKRDTGRTLYILDEPTTGLHFHDIDLLLKVIHRLRDQGNTLAIIEHNLDVIKTADWVIDLGPEGGAGGGKIIATGTPEEVAKNPESITGHYLAPLLKKKK from the coding sequence ATGGAAGAAATTCGCATTCGCGGCGCACGCACGCACAATCTGAAGAACATCAGCCTCGACTTACCACGCAACAAACTGATCGTGATCACCGGCCTCTCGGGATCGGGAAAATCGTCGCTGGCATTCGATACGCTGTACGCAGAAGGCCAGCGACGCTATGTCGAGTCGCTCTCTTCCTATGCGCGTCAGTTCTTGCAGTTGATGGAGAAACCTGATGTCGACATGATCGAAGGCTTGTCGCCGGCGATCTCGATCGAGCAGAAGGCGACCTCGCACAATCCGCGCTCGACCGTCGGCACCGTCACCGAAATCCACGACTACCTGCGTCTGCTGTACGCACGCGTCGGTACGCCTTACTGCCCCGACCATCCGGAAAACCCGCTGGCGGCGCAATCGGTGTCGCAAATGGTGGACGCCGTACTGGCCATGCCGGAAGACACCAAACTCATGATCCTGGCCCCGGTCGTGGCCAACCGCAAGGGCGAGCACGTCGATCTGTTCGAACAGATGCAGGCGCATGGCTTCGTGCGCTTTCGTATCCAGAGCGGCACGGGTACCGCCAAGGTCTATGAAATCGACGACCTGCCCAAACTGAAGAAGACCGAGAAGCACACCATCGACGTCGTCATTGACCGCGTCAAGGTCAAGGACGAGATCAAGCAACGTCTGGCGGAAAGTTTCGAAACCGCACTGCGCATCGCCGAAGGCCGCGCCATTGCGCTGGAGATGGATACCGGCAAGGAACATCTGTACTCCAACAAATTCGCCTGCCCGGTCTGCGGCTATTCGCTGCAAGAACTGGAGCCGCGCCTGTTCTCGTTCAACAATCCGATGGGCGCCTGCCCGGAATGCGACGGTCTGGGCCATATCGAATTCTTCGATCCAAAGCGCATCGTCGCCTTCCCCAATCTGTCGCTGGCCAGCGGCGCTATCAAGGGCTGGGATCGCCGTAATCAGTTCTACTTCCAGATGCTGTCGAATCTGGCGGCGTTCTATGAGTTCGACATCGATATTCCGTTTGAACAGTTACCCGAAAAAGCGCAGCAAGTGATCTTGTACGGTTCAGGCCGTCAGACCGTGCCGTTCACTTACGTGAACGAGCGCGGCCGTACCGTGATCAAGGAACATACCTTCGAAGGCGTGGTCGTCAACCTGCAACGCCGTTATCGCGAAACCGATTCGATGGCGGTCAAGGAAGAGCTGGCCAAGTTCATCAATGAAAAGGAATGCCCATCCTGCCAGGGTGCGCGTCTGCGCGTGGAAGCACGCTTCGTCAAGATCGGCACCGGCCGTCAGCAACGCGCGATTTATGAAGTCGCCGCCACGCCACTGCGCGAAACCTTGTCCTTCTTCGAGAACCTGAAGCTGACCGGCGCCAAGAAAGAAATCGCCGACCGCATCATCAAGGAAATCATCTCGCGCCTGACCTTCCTCAACAACGTCGGCCTGGATTATCTGTCGCTGGAACGCAGCGCTGATACGCTGTCCGGTGGCGAAGCGCAGCGCATCCGCCTGGCATCGCAAATCGGCTCCGGTCTGACCGGCGTGATGTACGTGCTCGACGAACCGTCGATCGGCCTGCATCAACGCGACAACGACCGCCTGATCGGCACGCTCAAGCATCTGCGTGACATCGGCAACAGCGTACTGGTGGTGGAGCATGATGAAGATGCGATCCGTACCGCCGACTACGTGGTCGACATGGGCCTGGGCGCAGGTGTGCACGGTGGCGATATCATCGCTCAGGGCACGCTGGAAGACATCCTCAAGAGCAAGAAATCGCTGACCGCAAAATACCTTAACGGTTCACTGGAAATCAGCGTACCGAAGAAGCGCACGCCGTCCGATCCTGAGCGTCAGCTGACCATCACCGGCGCCACCGGCAACAACCTGAAGAACGTCAGCTTCGACCTGCCGGTCGGCTTGCTGACCTGCGTGACCGGCGTATCCGGTTCGGGCAAGTCGACGCTGGTCAACGACACCTTGTATCTGGCCGCATCGCGCCATCTGTATGGTTCGCAAACCGAGCCGGCCGAGCATGAATCGATCAGCGGCCTGGAACATTTCGACAAAGTCATTTCGGTCGACCAGGCGCCGATCGGTCGTACGCCGCGCTCCAACCCTGCGACCTACACCGGCCTGTTCACACCGATCCGCGACTTGTTCGCGACCGTGCCTGCCGCCAAGGAACGCGGCTACAGCGCCGGACGCTTCTCCTTCAACGTCAAGGGCGGCCGCTGCGAATCCTGTCAGGGCGATGGCGTGATCAAGGTAGAGATGCACTTCTTGCCGGACGTCTACGTACCGTGCGACGTCTGCCACGGCAAGCGCTACAACCGCGAGACGCTGGAAGTGCAGTACAAGGGCAAAAACATCACCGAGATCCTCGAGATGACGGTGGAAGACGCGCATACCTTCTTCCTGCCGGTGCCACTGATCGCGCGCAAACTGCAAACCCTGCTCGACGTCGGCCTCGGCTACATCAAGCTGGGCCAGAGCGCGACCACGCTGTCGGGCGGCGAGGCGCAGCGCGTCAAGTTGTCGCTGGAACTCTCCAAGCGCGACACCGGGCGTACACTGTATATCCTGGATGAGCCGACTACCGGTTTGCATTTCCATGATATCGACCTGCTGCTGAAGGTGATCCATCGTCTGCGTGACCAGGGCAATACGCTGGCCATCATCGAACACAATCTCGACGTCATCAAGACCGCCGACTGGGTCATTGATCTCGGCCCTGAAGGCGGTGCAGGCGGCGGCAAAATCATCGCGACCGGTACGCCGGAAGAGGTGGCCAAGAATCCGGAGAGCATCACCGGACACTACCTGGCGCCGTTGCTGAAAAAGAAAAAATAG
- a CDS encoding glycosyltransferase family 39 protein: MLSPVRAPYQQPYQTRLASRTAWSAWSAWSLLALIACIYLLPGIVGHGPWKQDEGYSFGVIHHMLMTGEYLVPTNAGQPFMEKPPLYYWTAVIFAKALYPWLNYADGARMTSVFYMLITFYFVALIAKTVWREDNFFNLRVLGTLTLFAGTAGMVKHAHDMFTDVSLVCGGVIAMYGLLKIALNEQTRTPRLSAALWFGLGVGIAEMSKGLFVPIIYAASAFWVAILIRECRSWSYLRMVGLAVLVALPFFLIWPALLAHHSMPLFMEWFWDNNVGRFFGFSVRKLGSDNDSTVIFRALSGFAMPGTPLAILALLGGDWRLVRQPRIAIPVIFCAICIVILQASATARQLYLLPLVLPLCLLGSGVVERLPFWISLTWDWFSRLFFGIVTGFLWAIYLISIGPPEYHYHLTYLGKWLPLAYITPMQPFALAGAIVITLTWLACLPKIRHCGKWRGAFSWFAGITMMWGIAFTLILPWGDYAKSYEYVYEDLQAELTPAWRQGDCMASISLGETEAPMLLYYTGILHQPVDKTRKTDCRWVIVQHPFGTGTPEGEWKQFWKGSRDGDEQTFTVYERQLPATAVATVPSAATK; this comes from the coding sequence ATGCTTTCGCCAGTTCGCGCCCCCTATCAACAGCCTTATCAGACAAGACTGGCGTCACGCACCGCCTGGTCCGCTTGGTCCGCTTGGTCACTACTGGCTCTGATCGCCTGCATTTACTTGCTTCCCGGCATTGTCGGTCACGGCCCCTGGAAACAGGACGAGGGATACAGCTTTGGCGTGATTCACCATATGCTGATGACGGGCGAGTACCTCGTCCCGACCAATGCCGGTCAGCCGTTCATGGAAAAGCCGCCGCTGTATTACTGGACGGCAGTCATCTTCGCCAAAGCACTCTATCCGTGGCTGAACTATGCCGACGGCGCGCGCATGACCAGCGTGTTTTACATGCTGATCACGTTTTACTTCGTAGCCTTGATCGCCAAAACCGTGTGGCGCGAAGACAATTTCTTCAATTTGCGCGTACTCGGCACCCTGACGCTGTTTGCGGGAACAGCAGGCATGGTCAAGCACGCACACGATATGTTTACCGACGTATCGCTGGTATGCGGCGGCGTGATTGCCATGTATGGCCTGCTGAAAATTGCTCTCAACGAACAGACGCGTACGCCCCGGCTGTCTGCAGCGCTCTGGTTCGGTCTGGGTGTCGGCATTGCGGAAATGTCCAAGGGACTGTTTGTACCAATCATCTACGCCGCCTCGGCGTTCTGGGTCGCCATCCTCATACGCGAATGCCGCTCATGGTCGTATCTGCGCATGGTCGGCCTGGCCGTGCTGGTGGCGCTGCCTTTTTTCCTGATCTGGCCGGCGTTGCTGGCGCATCACTCGATGCCGCTGTTCATGGAATGGTTCTGGGACAACAATGTCGGCCGCTTCTTTGGCTTCTCCGTACGCAAGCTGGGATCGGACAACGATTCGACGGTGATTTTCCGGGCGTTATCCGGCTTCGCCATGCCAGGTACGCCACTGGCCATCCTGGCGCTGCTCGGCGGCGACTGGCGTCTTGTCCGGCAGCCACGCATTGCCATTCCCGTGATCTTTTGCGCCATCTGCATCGTGATCCTGCAAGCTTCTGCGACCGCTCGCCAACTGTATCTGCTGCCGCTGGTGTTGCCGCTTTGCCTGCTGGGTTCGGGTGTCGTCGAGCGCCTGCCGTTCTGGATATCCCTGACCTGGGACTGGTTCTCACGCCTGTTCTTCGGCATCGTGACGGGCTTTCTATGGGCCATCTACCTGATTTCCATCGGGCCGCCGGAATATCACTACCACCTCACCTATCTCGGCAAATGGCTGCCATTGGCCTACATAACGCCGATGCAACCCTTCGCCCTGGCCGGCGCCATCGTCATCACGCTGACCTGGCTGGCCTGTCTGCCAAAGATCCGCCATTGCGGAAAGTGGCGCGGCGCGTTCAGCTGGTTTGCGGGCATCACGATGATGTGGGGCATCGCTTTCACGCTCATCCTGCCGTGGGGCGACTACGCCAAGAGTTATGAATATGTCTATGAAGACCTGCAAGCCGAGCTGACACCGGCGTGGCGTCAGGGCGATTGCATGGCAAGCATCAGCTTGGGTGAGACAGAGGCGCCGATGCTGCTCTATTACACCGGGATTCTGCATCAACCGGTCGACAAGACCCGAAAGACCGATTGCCGCTGGGTCATCGTCCAGCATCCGTTCGGCACAGGCACACCGGAAGGCGAATGGAAGCAGTTCTGGAAAGGCTCGCGCGATGGTGATGAGCAAACCTTCACTGTCTATGAGCGTCAATTGCCTGCAACGGCAGTGGCAACCGTGCCATCCGCCGCAACAAAGTAG